Proteins found in one Triticum aestivum cultivar Chinese Spring chromosome 4D, IWGSC CS RefSeq v2.1, whole genome shotgun sequence genomic segment:
- the LOC123096287 gene encoding proteasome subunit beta type-4: MDASAAAAGGGDGTQRTLNPYVTGNSVIAMKYKDGVIMACDTGASYGSTLRYKSVERIKEVGKHSLIGGSGEFSDFQEILRYLDELTLNDHMWDDGNSLGPKEIHAYLTRVMYNRRNKFDPLWNSLVLGGVKKGPKGDEKYLGMVNMIGTHFEENHIATGFGNHMAIPILRGEWREDMTFEEAVKLIEKCLLVLLYRDRSSINKFQIAKITTEGSTIYPPYALKTNWGFAAFENPSKGAVGTW; encoded by the exons ATGGACgcgagcgcggcggcggccggaggaggagacgGGACGCAGAGGACACT GAATCCTTATGTGACTGGTAATTCGGTGATTGCAATGAAATACAAGGATGGTGTGATCATGGCATGTGACACTGGAG CCTCCTATGGGTCAACTTTGCGATACAAGAGTGTGGAGCGTATCAAGGAGGTTGGAAAGCATAGCCTTATTGGAGGGAGTGGGGAGTTCAGTGATTTCCAGGAGATTTTGCGGTATCTGGATGAATTAAC TTTGAATGATCATATGTGGGATGATGGCAACTCATTGGGCCCCAAGGAAATCCATGCCTACCTCACAAGAGTAATGTACAACAGGCGCAATAAGTTTGACCCTCTATGGAACTCCCTGGTGCTTGGTGGAGTGAAAAAGGGCCCAAAGGGCGATGAGAAGTATCTTGGCATG GTTAACATGATTGGTACACACTTTGAGGAGAACCACATTGCCACTGGATTTGGGAACCATATGGCAATCCCAATTCTTCGTGGTGAATGGCGCGAGGACATGACTTTTGAAGAAGCTGTTAAGCTGATTGAGAAGTGCTTGCTGGTCCTGCTGTACCGTGACCGGTCATCCATCAACAAATTCCAG ATTGCCAAGATCACGACCGAGGGATCAACCATCTACCCGCCGTATGCCCTGAAGACCAACTGGGGGTTTGCTGCCTTTGAGAACCCATCCAAGGGTGCTGTAGGAACATGGTAA